A genomic region of Bosea sp. 124 contains the following coding sequences:
- the murG gene encoding undecaprenyldiphospho-muramoylpentapeptide beta-N-acetylglucosaminyltransferase, whose protein sequence is MGKAKLVILAAGGTGGHLFPAEALSHVLRAQGIRVVLMTDPRGAEFAGDFPADAVIPVPSATPSGRSLSGKVRVALDIAKGVLAARRAVKEIRPAVLVGFGGYPTVPPVLGAALGGAKTLIHEQNAVVGRANRFLSRWVDAIGTGFSEVGGLSASATAKCRHVGNPVRPAVVSAVSPYGRPEEGTFNLLVFGGSQGARVMADIVPPAIQLLAPEERARLFITQQARSEDFDRVSGIFAQLGVNSEIAPFFKDLPARMAQAHLVIGRSGASTVAELTVIGRPSILVPLPGALDQDQAANAAFLDDAGSAIRILQPEFTPRRLATELSALLKQPAHLTVMAEKAKSAGIPDAADRLARLVIDVAGF, encoded by the coding sequence ATGGGAAAGGCCAAGCTCGTCATTCTCGCGGCCGGGGGCACGGGCGGCCATCTGTTTCCCGCCGAGGCGCTGAGCCATGTCCTGCGTGCGCAGGGCATCCGGGTCGTGTTGATGACGGATCCGCGCGGGGCCGAGTTCGCGGGCGACTTTCCCGCCGACGCGGTCATCCCCGTGCCCTCGGCGACGCCGTCAGGCCGGTCGCTGTCGGGGAAGGTCCGCGTGGCGCTCGACATCGCAAAGGGCGTGCTGGCGGCGCGGCGAGCGGTCAAGGAGATCAGGCCGGCGGTGCTGGTAGGCTTCGGCGGGTATCCGACGGTTCCGCCGGTGCTCGGTGCGGCGCTCGGCGGCGCCAAGACATTGATACACGAGCAGAACGCCGTCGTCGGACGGGCGAATCGATTCCTGTCCCGCTGGGTCGATGCGATCGGGACCGGCTTCTCCGAGGTCGGCGGCCTCTCGGCGTCGGCCACGGCGAAATGCCGCCATGTCGGCAATCCGGTCCGGCCGGCGGTGGTTTCCGCCGTCTCGCCCTATGGCCGGCCGGAGGAGGGGACCTTCAACCTGCTCGTGTTCGGCGGCAGCCAGGGCGCGCGCGTCATGGCGGACATCGTGCCGCCGGCGATCCAGCTCCTGGCGCCGGAGGAACGGGCCCGGCTCTTCATCACGCAGCAGGCACGGAGCGAGGATTTCGACCGGGTCAGCGGAATTTTCGCGCAGCTCGGCGTCAACTCCGAGATCGCGCCGTTCTTCAAGGACCTGCCGGCGCGGATGGCGCAGGCGCATCTCGTCATCGGCCGCTCCGGTGCCTCGACCGTCGCGGAGCTGACGGTGATCGGCCGGCCCTCGATCCTGGTGCCGCTGCCGGGCGCGCTCGACCAGGACCAGGCCGCCAACGCGGCCTTCCTGGATGACGCCGGCAGCGCGATCCGCATCCTCCAGCCGGAGTTTACGCCGCGCCGGCTCGCAACCGAACTCTCAGCGCTGCTCAAACAGCCTGCGCACTTGACGGTCATGGCCGAGAAAGCCAAGAGCGCCGGAATTCCGGACGCCGCCGACCGACTCGCCCGCCTCGTCATCGACGTGGCCGGCTTCTAA
- the murC gene encoding UDP-N-acetylmuramate--L-alanine ligase gives MKLPPKLGSIHFVGIGGIGMSGIAEVLHNLGYEVQGSDASDGANVKRLAEKGIRTFVGHKAENLGEAEVVVVSTAIKRDNPELVAAREKRLPVVRRAEMLAELMRLKSCVAIAGTHGKTTTTSLVATLLEKGGLDPTVINGGIINAYGTNARMGESDWMVVEADESDGTFLKLPADVAIVTNIDPEHLDHFGTFDAIKAAFRSFVENLPFYGFAVMCIDHPTVQGLVGQIEDRRVVTYGENPQADFRLIDIDLSGGQAKFTLLIRDRKRGRDEVVRDLVMPMPGHHNALNATAAIAVAYDLGIPVESIRAALAGFGGVKRRFTKTGEWNGALIFDDYGHHPVEIAAVLKAARASTKGKVVAIVQPHRYTRLASLFDDFAACFNDADTVIVADTYAAGEAPIAGADRDSLVSGIKARGHRHALPLESPDKLAGMVAEVAGPGDYVVLLGAGNITQWAYALPGELAALS, from the coding sequence ATGAAGCTGCCGCCGAAGCTCGGCTCCATCCATTTCGTCGGTATCGGCGGCATCGGCATGTCCGGCATCGCCGAGGTGCTGCACAATCTCGGCTACGAGGTGCAGGGCTCCGACGCCTCCGACGGCGCCAACGTCAAGCGCCTTGCCGAGAAGGGCATCAGGACTTTCGTCGGTCACAAGGCGGAGAATCTCGGCGAGGCCGAGGTCGTCGTCGTCTCGACCGCGATCAAGCGTGACAATCCCGAGCTTGTCGCCGCGCGCGAGAAGCGCCTGCCGGTGGTGCGCCGGGCCGAGATGCTGGCCGAGCTGATGCGGCTGAAGAGCTGTGTCGCCATCGCCGGCACCCATGGCAAGACCACGACGACCTCGCTGGTCGCGACGCTGCTCGAAAAGGGCGGGCTCGACCCGACCGTGATCAATGGCGGCATCATCAACGCCTACGGCACCAACGCCCGGATGGGCGAGAGCGACTGGATGGTGGTCGAGGCCGACGAGTCGGACGGTACCTTCCTGAAGCTGCCGGCGGATGTGGCGATCGTCACCAATATCGACCCCGAGCATCTCGACCATTTCGGCACCTTCGATGCGATCAAGGCGGCGTTCCGGAGCTTCGTCGAGAACCTGCCCTTCTACGGTTTCGCCGTGATGTGTATCGACCATCCGACGGTGCAGGGCCTCGTCGGGCAGATCGAGGACCGCCGCGTCGTCACCTATGGCGAGAACCCGCAGGCCGATTTCCGGCTGATCGACATCGACCTGTCGGGCGGACAAGCGAAGTTCACGCTGCTGATCCGCGATCGCAAGCGCGGCCGCGACGAGGTGGTGCGCGATCTCGTCATGCCGATGCCGGGTCATCACAACGCGCTCAATGCGACGGCTGCTATCGCCGTTGCCTATGACCTCGGCATTCCCGTGGAGAGCATCCGCGCGGCGCTGGCCGGGTTCGGCGGCGTGAAGCGGCGCTTCACCAAGACAGGCGAGTGGAACGGCGCGCTGATCTTCGACGATTACGGCCATCACCCGGTCGAGATCGCGGCGGTCCTGAAGGCGGCGCGCGCCTCGACCAAGGGCAAGGTCGTCGCGATTGTTCAGCCGCACCGCTACACGCGGCTCGCCAGCCTGTTCGACGATTTCGCCGCCTGCTTCAACGATGCCGACACGGTGATCGTCGCCGACACCTATGCGGCGGGCGAGGCACCGATCGCCGGCGCCGATCGCGATTCGCTGGTCTCGGGCATCAAGGCGCGCGGGCACCGGCATGCGCTGCCGCTGGAAAGCCCGGACAAGCTGGCCGGCATGGTGGCCGAGGTCGCCGGGCCCGGCGACTATGTCGTGCTGCTGGGGGCAGGCAACATCACGCAATGGGCCTATGCGCTGCCGGGAGAACTGGCGGCGCTTTCTTGA